The nucleotide window ACTGTGAACCCCCAAGTCATGAAGTGGTtgccattgtttctctggtagcttgctcttgacatttcatGCATTCCTCGCTTTctgtcagccccatcttgtaggagTACGCCACCACCAGACTGTGACCAATGAGTGTGCTGACCATGATCGTACATTTCCTTCTATCGAGCGTCAGTAAGAACTTCATGTCtttctgatctaccgctttacacataacttttATGGTTTTGCATCCCGATAAATcgttccagcgcgctttgaattttcttaacatttcacattcattatattttcagatttttagcGTTGTAAGCCAATATGTTACGTTTCTCATACAAATTGATTTGAGCAAGGATCCCTCGAAGATATCCAAGATGACCGACaatgataattaaaataaatattttactaattaatttaaatacatttatgaatTCAAAAAATGAACCTTTGTATACTTGAATAATGCGGGTTAAGgagtgaaataataatatttgttcgAAAAATGAAGGCTTCCGAATGAAGACATATCTAAAGACGTTCAGTATGGTTCAATATAATCGAGATCATAGGAAAATGGAACGCTGTTTGTCAGTTGAAATTGAACTCAACAAGTCTTTAGTGTTTACtgtagtattattaaaatagtttcTGCAAATAATTAATTCCATATTTCAACCCCCACTCATAGTGCGGCcaatcaaaaaagatttattACAAGTTGtgcataatttaaattgaaCTGAGTGCCTAATTGCCAAGCGTTTAAGTATACATTACTCCCCCAATAATTATTACTAAAAGGGATATGCTTTAAGGGTACGCGcacaacaattattattaaatcattGGCCATTAGCTCGTCCTTAAAGCTATTTAATTGGCTTTCAACAGCAATAAGTCACAGTTCAACATGAAACTATAGTAGTgataacacttgtgaaaaaatagtAAGTAAGTAGTGGTCAGAAATGAAGGACGGCCCTAAAGTGCTGATTTTCTAAAACATATGCTTATATATAGTGGAATCAAAAGGATTAACCATATTGGGGACCTTTTCTTCGAGctcaattttatttatctactcttcattataatttattataatagttttttcaTCGGAAGAACACCTAAAACCAACAGAAGTAGGTATagtgctatatacatacatttatcaaaacaattaaaatgttgCCGGtctgtgagatatcttaatgattaTCGTATCTTGGGATACATGTTCCATGTTCCAGCGAAGGTTacaattataaaagtaataatattacaCATTCTTCTTCACTTCAGCAAACATGATTAAAACAGTTGGTTTAAAAAAAGGTCTACATAATCGGCACAAAGGAATCTTGTCCTGCTTTGaagaatcatttttatgtctaCTTTCAAAACTCTACATTATTTGTCAATTATTTGCGGCCGCACCGATTTTGGATACGCCACACCATAAGCGACGTATATTACGTTATTTACATTACGTTTGGTGTGCCGTTATATTGATTTACATTGCTGCGGTCAATATTCATTATATAGATCGGATACATGAACCACTGGTCACCATCGTTAAGATATTTTTCTCCACAGAACTTATTAGTAACCCATTAATCGTAGCGTCAATTATGTTGAGTATGTATTATAACAGCGACGAATACCGGAATATACCGCAAGAGCTGCTACGCATATATAAGGTCTATAGAGATTTACAACCAGCTGGCAAGGAAAGCGCTGGCAGCGCAATATTTTGTATACTCCATAAGGAAATGTTGATGATGATTGGCGCTTTGAGTACAGTTATATCATGCTGCTTCTTGGTGGATCTGCTGCGCACGGGACCGCTCTTAATCCGTTATATACTCAATTCAAGTGTGTTCAGTGTAGCGAATGTACTAATCGCATTCAATATAACACAATTCTGGTTGGCACTACGTATTGTATACCAACTCTATAGGGGTTTCAATGAGATCATGAAGCAACGCTTAAAAGGTTTCAGTTCCATAAATTCAGGAACAGGTGAGCTGGGCAGCAAAAAGTTGTATGCTTATACGACTGATATCTCATGGTATCAACGTGAATATCAAAGTTCCTGCAGAGATGCTCTATGCGGTTATGAAATTTTAGACTCAATACGTAGCATATACTTTGATTTGGACCATGTAATGACACGATTGAATAAAGTGTTTGGTGTGACGATGTTATTGAATTTCGTCTGCTCGTTGTTGAGTCTTTCCATTCAATACTTTGCTGTGTTTAAATTCTTTGATGCGGAAAATTTTTTGGGTGATGtcttaatagaaatatataatcgCGTGCTTTGGGTTTTCATACATATGGTGCGCATACTGCTGATTTTAATCACCAACAATGCAATTATTGAGGAGGTGAGTCAATTGAATATTTGGTGTATAGAAAGTatagcatttttttttacttattttattaagaaatgtaACACATCATTTGTACTGAACCAGCTGCATATTACTTCGCGAGAAATGGAACGTGCAATAAATCGCTTTTTACTGAAGTTGATGGTTAATCAATCACCGGTACAGCTCTGCGGAATTGTGGAACTTGATTTGTTGGTGGTATGTGGTGtaagtatacatatagatatgtatttttAGTGCGTCCGTTGGAATAGATCATTCCCAGAAACAAATTCCTTGATTATTTATACCGGATCATAATCCTGAATAATCCTGCGGGTGAAAAAAAAGCTCTAATGTAATTATCTAGACTACTTGCCCGATCCCAGTAAACCTTGGAAGGAACATTAGCTAAAGTAGGGTAATAATCAGGCGCATATTGCAATATTGGACCCTACTCGCATTGCTCAATACTGTAATCGGACCGTAGAACCGATTTCTAACAGTTGTTGAATCgcatatttctatttaattcgATATAGAATAATATTGTTCCCGAAAATTGGTCTATTTCTTCATCTAACTAGAACTGCGAATTTGTGTAACTCTGGTAGATTTTTTAGGATCTATATAGGTCAATATCTGGTATGAGAAATTGTCTTATTTAGGACACCATTAACTGATAACAAATGCGGGGCGGCTCATAATTTCTATAGATCAAGTACTCGAAATAGCTCATGCATTACCTCCAGAATCGGTTTTCACTCTAACtacattttattctttttgatttcttatactataatatgaacaaaatcaaaaatatttttttctaattatttgaaTTCTTATTAATTTCTGAACAGATTGTTGGCGCTGTGACGAACTACTTTATATTTCTCGTACAAATCGATTTGGGTGCAATAACAAAGTCGGAACAAGATACAAATAGTACAGATAAATCAATAAACAATGTTACTCTATAATTCATCATATTTAATGCTAATAAAACATAGTATAGTCTCTATTATATCTCTATATATGTGTTTGAATATCCTGTCTACGAAGAGCATTAAAAATAATGCCTTCAACAGACTATCTTAATGTAATCTAAAAGTAAAAACCATTCATTGCACAAAGCGATTTCAATAACGGTGTAATAGAGGGTTTTCCTAAACAAAGGATtatgttattataaatatttctgcttactatatctataaaaaaaggACATGCGCTTATTCTCGCTTAGTTGCTGGACTCAAATGAAGTAAATCAGCATTTAGATTCGCTCGCTTATTTATTACACATTGTAACATGGGCCGTTGTAGTTTGTCACTTAAATGTCTCTATCAACTGCTAAAGTATCCATTTGTAAAGCTTTGGCATGGACTGGTTTACTGTTATTTTGCTGCACGCACTGCATGTGCCTGGTTTGCACAGAAGATGCATGCTTTTGGCACGGATCTCGGTGAAGAGACCGGTATTTTGGCCATTAGTTTGATGGCAAATCGTAGACTACACACACTGGAGCGGTAAGTAATTTGTGCTTGATCTGTAACACTCCTGGTTATATTCTGTCCTACCGCGCTTTTTTGCAGTTTTCTCTGGTTCGCTGCAGTGCTCGTGTCCATATTCGCCGCCATACGTTTGAGTGGTGTTCAATTGAAACGTTACTTTCATTCGCCGACAGTCATCTCGGTGGATCGTGACTATCGCGGTTGGCATGGTGCACTGCCTGCTGTTACGCTCTGCTATTACGATCATATAGATTCATTCAAAGCGAATGAGTATATA belongs to Zeugodacus cucurbitae isolate PBARC_wt_2022May chromosome 6, idZeuCucr1.2, whole genome shotgun sequence and includes:
- the LOC114804623 gene encoding putative gustatory receptor 59f, which produces MYYNSDEYRNIPQELLRIYKVYRDLQPAGKESAGSAIFCILHKEMLMMIGALSTVISCCFLVDLLRTGPLLIRYILNSSVFSVANVLIAFNITQFWLALRIVYQLYRGFNEIMKQRLKGFSSINSGTGELGSKKLYAYTTDISWYQREYQSSCRDALCGYEILDSIRSIYFDLDHVMTRLNKVFGVTMLLNFVCSLLSLSIQYFAVFKFFDAENFLGDVLIEIYNRVLWVFIHMVRILLILITNNAIIEELHITSREMERAINRFLLKLMVNQSPVQLCGIVELDLLVVCGIVGAVTNYFIFLVQIDLGAITKSEQDTNSTDKSINNVTL